A stretch of the Chitiniphilus purpureus genome encodes the following:
- the mltB gene encoding lytic murein transglycosylase B: MPLLRPLLLCLALAATTPARADDALLQREEVGRYLDTVAAEHGFEREALAALFQRVTPQPAILEVFDRPSTSRPWHQFRESFLTSARVVGGARFMRRHAEILQAVQQRYGVPPAIIAAIIGVETQYGRMTGNYRVLDVLTTMAFDYPRRAEFFTQELTQFLLLAREEQSDPLTFMGSYAGAMGWPQFMPSSFRRYAVDWNGDQHRDIWGTPEDVIASVAHYLEQHGWQRHGEQPYQPVNVTPENTLADVLSKPFDLSHSVAELMQRGAVPLHELDASQPAVLFTLETEPGVERHYLGTTNFYVITRYNRSKHYAMAVFELAAAIERAHAEEADLQIPATPPKARARKR, from the coding sequence ATGCCTCTGTTGCGCCCGCTCCTGCTTTGCCTTGCCCTTGCCGCCACCACCCCTGCCCGCGCGGACGACGCACTGCTCCAGCGCGAGGAGGTTGGCCGCTACCTGGACACCGTCGCCGCCGAGCACGGGTTCGAACGCGAAGCATTGGCCGCGCTGTTCCAGCGCGTGACGCCGCAACCGGCCATCCTGGAGGTGTTCGACCGTCCCAGCACGAGCCGGCCGTGGCATCAGTTCCGCGAGAGCTTCCTGACGTCGGCACGCGTGGTGGGCGGAGCACGCTTCATGCGTCGCCATGCCGAGATCCTGCAGGCGGTGCAACAGCGCTACGGCGTGCCGCCGGCCATCATTGCCGCCATCATCGGCGTGGAGACCCAGTACGGGCGGATGACCGGCAACTACCGGGTGTTGGATGTATTGACCACCATGGCCTTCGATTACCCGCGCCGTGCCGAATTCTTTACGCAGGAGCTGACCCAGTTCCTGTTGCTGGCGCGTGAGGAACAGAGCGATCCGCTCACCTTCATGGGTTCGTATGCCGGCGCGATGGGCTGGCCGCAATTCATGCCGTCGAGCTTTCGCCGCTACGCGGTGGACTGGAACGGCGACCAGCATCGCGATATCTGGGGCACGCCCGAAGACGTGATTGCCAGTGTGGCGCACTATCTGGAACAGCATGGCTGGCAGCGCCATGGTGAGCAGCCGTATCAGCCGGTGAACGTGACTCCGGAAAACACCCTTGCCGACGTGCTCAGCAAACCGTTCGACCTGTCGCACAGCGTGGCCGAGCTGATGCAGCGCGGCGCGGTGCCGCTACATGAGCTGGATGCCTCCCAGCCGGCAGTACTGTTCACGTTGGAAACCGAGCCGGGGGTGGAGCGCCACTACCTGGGCACCACCAACTTCTACGTCATCACACGCTACAACCGCAGCAAGCACTATGCGATGGCCGTGTTCGAGCTGGCGGCGGCCATCGAGCGCGCCCATGCTGAAGAAGCAGACCTGCAAATCCCCGCCACGCCCCCGAAGGCACGCGCGCGCAAGCGCTGA
- a CDS encoding GNAT family N-acetyltransferase: MTVPDPILIDVPTRLACARLQLRCPQPGDGAAVHAAVLASLSDLRAWPAALPWARQAPSVTVSERWCRLAQAEFILRQQLSWLILSADGATVLGACGLHQPDWDHGTASLGYWVHRAHQRRGYASEAVGRVCELAFDTLGMQRLSICCDVQNLASARVAERAGFIHEARLRHSHRDPGGLAHDTLLYARIAP; this comes from the coding sequence ATGACCGTTCCCGATCCCATCCTGATCGATGTACCCACCCGGCTTGCCTGCGCGCGGCTGCAGCTGCGCTGCCCGCAGCCGGGCGATGGCGCCGCGGTCCACGCCGCCGTGCTGGCCTCATTGTCCGATCTGCGGGCCTGGCCTGCCGCGCTGCCATGGGCGCGACAGGCACCCTCGGTCACGGTCAGCGAGCGTTGGTGCCGTCTGGCCCAGGCCGAATTCATCCTGCGCCAGCAGCTGTCCTGGCTGATCCTGAGCGCTGACGGAGCCACCGTGTTGGGTGCCTGTGGGCTGCATCAGCCGGATTGGGATCACGGTACCGCCAGTCTGGGCTATTGGGTGCACCGGGCGCACCAAAGGCGTGGCTACGCAAGCGAAGCGGTAGGCCGGGTATGCGAGCTGGCCTTCGATACCTTGGGCATGCAACGGCTGAGCATCTGCTGCGATGTGCAGAACCTGGCCAGCGCGCGGGTGGCCGAGCGGGCCGGCTTCATCCATGAAGCCCGGCTGCGGCATAGCCATCGCGATCCTGGCGGTCTGGCACACGATACCTTGCTGTACGCCAGGATAGCGCCGTGA
- the mnmC gene encoding bifunctional tRNA (5-methylaminomethyl-2-thiouridine)(34)-methyltransferase MnmD/FAD-dependent 5-carboxymethylaminomethyl-2-thiouridine(34) oxidoreductase MnmC translates to MNRIVPARLALSAQGVPYSEAFDDIYHSAEGGLGQARQVFLAGNDLPQAWRGRTLFTIIETGFGQGLNFLATWQAWRADPARSTRLHFVSVELHPFSRDDLALLHARYPELAPLATELRAQWPALTQGMHRLWLDDGRVVLTLGFGDAAHLLPQIEARVDAIYLDGFAPAKNPGLWQVPLFKALWRLSHADTTLASYTVAGAVRRGLTEAGFAVDKVAGFGGKRQMLRGGTARSLRHAASGPGERSALVIGAGLAGSGVAERLAARGWQVTVFDGAVAPASGASGNHAGLMHPSYSRDDNLLARLTRAGCAATRHQLAALAAHGLVVPHRHGGILQLAKHAGQAEAMAQIASAGNWPQLAFLDPGDPAALPGSSRWGGWWFADGATISPSALCRANLVRHPELVTVRTTAMVASLAATAQGWEARDADGAILGCAAVAILANATAARLLTQAEGLPLADAPRVATVVADDPALPVHALAGDAYLTAALDGWRVAGAAPLANGLAQAQADNLASLAAILPHAAPLEAHVCQSRACARPGAPDRLPLIGQLPLPRQDGACHQLRQIARQPGLYGVLAFGSRGLSWTMLAGELLASQLEGEPLPLARALVEAVDPARFMLRSLRSGHA, encoded by the coding sequence GTGAACCGCATCGTCCCAGCCCGCCTGGCATTGTCGGCGCAGGGCGTGCCGTACTCCGAGGCATTTGACGATATCTATCATTCCGCTGAAGGCGGGTTGGGCCAGGCGCGCCAGGTGTTCCTCGCCGGCAATGATCTGCCGCAGGCATGGCGCGGGCGCACACTGTTCACCATCATCGAGACCGGCTTCGGCCAGGGGCTCAATTTCCTTGCGACCTGGCAGGCGTGGCGCGCCGACCCGGCACGCAGCACCCGCCTGCATTTCGTATCGGTCGAACTGCATCCGTTCAGCCGCGACGACCTGGCGCTGCTGCACGCCCGTTACCCCGAGCTGGCGCCGCTCGCGACCGAACTGCGCGCCCAATGGCCTGCGCTGACGCAAGGCATGCACCGGCTATGGTTGGACGACGGACGGGTGGTCCTGACGCTGGGCTTCGGTGATGCGGCACACCTGCTGCCGCAAATCGAGGCCCGGGTGGATGCGATCTATCTGGATGGTTTTGCCCCGGCCAAGAACCCCGGGCTGTGGCAGGTACCGCTGTTCAAGGCGCTGTGGCGGCTTTCGCATGCTGATACCACGCTGGCGAGCTATACGGTTGCCGGCGCGGTGCGTCGCGGGCTGACCGAGGCCGGATTTGCAGTCGACAAGGTTGCAGGCTTCGGTGGCAAGCGGCAGATGCTGCGCGGCGGCACGGCACGCAGCCTGCGCCACGCAGCATCCGGTCCCGGCGAGCGCAGCGCCCTGGTCATCGGTGCCGGGCTTGCCGGCAGCGGCGTGGCCGAGCGCCTCGCGGCGCGTGGCTGGCAGGTCACGGTATTCGACGGCGCCGTGGCGCCGGCCAGTGGCGCCTCGGGCAACCATGCGGGTCTGATGCACCCTTCCTACTCGCGCGACGACAACCTGCTGGCGCGACTGACCCGTGCCGGCTGCGCCGCCACACGACATCAGCTGGCTGCGCTGGCCGCCCACGGCCTGGTGGTACCGCACCGGCACGGCGGCATCCTGCAGTTGGCCAAGCACGCCGGCCAGGCCGAGGCGATGGCGCAGATCGCCAGCGCGGGCAACTGGCCGCAACTGGCGTTTCTCGATCCTGGCGATCCGGCGGCACTGCCTGGCAGCAGCCGCTGGGGTGGCTGGTGGTTCGCCGATGGCGCCACCATCAGCCCTTCCGCATTGTGCCGCGCCAACCTTGTCCGTCACCCGGAACTTGTCACCGTGCGCACGACCGCCATGGTCGCAAGCCTCGCCGCCACCGCACAGGGCTGGGAAGCCCGCGATGCGGATGGGGCCATCCTTGGCTGCGCCGCCGTCGCGATCCTGGCCAACGCCACTGCCGCACGCCTGCTGACCCAGGCGGAAGGCCTGCCGCTGGCGGATGCGCCACGCGTGGCCACCGTGGTTGCCGACGATCCCGCCTTGCCGGTGCACGCGCTGGCCGGCGATGCCTATCTCACCGCGGCATTGGACGGCTGGCGCGTGGCGGGCGCGGCGCCGCTGGCAAATGGCCTGGCGCAGGCGCAGGCCGACAATCTTGCCAGCCTCGCTGCGATATTGCCGCACGCTGCACCGCTTGAAGCACACGTATGCCAAAGCCGCGCCTGCGCCCGCCCCGGTGCCCCGGACCGCTTGCCGCTGATTGGCCAGCTCCCACTGCCCCGGCAGGACGGCGCCTGCCATCAATTGCGCCAGATCGCGCGGCAGCCCGGCTTGTACGGCGTGCTGGCGTTCGGCTCCCGTGGACTGTCGTGGACCATGCTGGCCGGCGAACTGCTCGCCAGCCAGCTTGAAGGCGAACCCCTGCCCTTGGCGCGTGCCCTGGTCGAAGCCGTCGACCCGGCGCGCTTCATGCTGCGCTCGCTGCGCAGTGGGCATGCCTGA
- a CDS encoding heparin lyase I family protein, with protein MKTLKTNHLFLAAALFAAAISSTVHGAMDYSRYNNISNYDFEQGAGATPGLAAAWKADKTHGNATYQLTTSNTYLRTTAQLVSFSALPAWGVSRIYQEVAVQPGKEYYASSFVKVTALSNARVEMRIEFLNAAGTVVETRSTDWYQAQTLTKPTADWVNLKLSGTAAATAVKARMAFRASSSAANASGTFIVDAVTLSQTQILLSKLNISPTHEFDSEQTNPGGLTPSTTVVRTPGKSMMVQLRNTDPLVYSGKRAELVKNNVGANRKSYWYGFSVQVPTDWVNDSSMDGIVQWHVTSDPGEISRSPSLALMVQGDKWMILKRWDDKAISTSNDVKTMHQEVIYQAPINKGRWEDWVFEVKWDYLPQAAGGVGYTRVWRNGQLVVSLDAPNSYNDQNQKYFKIGLYKWDWNNGVATQTNYRKLYIDDVRITQGNGVYADVAP; from the coding sequence ATGAAAACGCTGAAAACCAATCATCTCTTCCTTGCTGCCGCTTTGTTTGCCGCGGCAATCTCGTCCACTGTGCATGGCGCGATGGATTACAGCCGTTACAACAACATCTCCAACTATGATTTTGAACAAGGTGCCGGCGCCACGCCGGGACTGGCAGCAGCCTGGAAAGCCGATAAGACCCATGGCAACGCCACTTACCAGCTGACCACTTCGAATACATATCTGCGCACCACCGCGCAATTGGTTTCCTTTTCCGCACTGCCTGCCTGGGGTGTATCGCGGATTTATCAGGAAGTCGCCGTGCAGCCGGGCAAGGAGTACTACGCCAGCAGCTTTGTGAAGGTGACTGCACTGAGCAACGCCCGGGTCGAGATGCGTATCGAGTTTCTCAATGCCGCCGGGACTGTCGTCGAAACCCGTTCGACCGACTGGTACCAGGCACAGACCCTGACCAAGCCGACGGCGGATTGGGTCAACCTGAAGCTGTCGGGCACAGCGGCCGCCACTGCCGTCAAGGCGCGTATGGCGTTCCGCGCCAGCAGCAGCGCAGCCAATGCCAGCGGTACCTTCATCGTGGATGCGGTGACCCTCAGCCAGACGCAGATCCTGCTGAGCAAGCTGAATATCTCGCCGACCCACGAGTTCGATAGCGAACAAACCAACCCGGGCGGGCTGACCCCCAGCACCACCGTGGTGCGCACGCCGGGCAAGTCGATGATGGTGCAATTGCGCAATACCGATCCGCTGGTCTATTCAGGCAAGCGTGCCGAACTGGTCAAGAACAACGTCGGCGCCAACCGCAAGTCCTATTGGTACGGCTTCAGCGTCCAGGTTCCAACCGACTGGGTGAATGACAGCTCGATGGATGGCATCGTGCAATGGCACGTCACTTCGGATCCGGGTGAGATCAGCCGCTCGCCCAGCCTGGCGCTGATGGTGCAGGGCGACAAGTGGATGATCCTGAAGCGCTGGGATGACAAGGCAATCTCCACCAGCAACGATGTAAAAACAATGCATCAGGAAGTGATCTACCAAGCCCCGATCAACAAGGGCCGCTGGGAAGACTGGGTGTTCGAAGTGAAGTGGGACTATCTGCCGCAGGCCGCAGGCGGCGTGGGTTACACCCGAGTGTGGCGCAATGGCCAGCTGGTGGTGTCGCTGGATGCGCCGAACAGCTACAACGACCAGAACCAGAAGTACTTCAAGATCGGCCTGTACAAGTGGGACTGGAACAACGGTGTAGCCACCCAGACCAACTACCGCAAGCTGTATATCGATGATGTGCGTATCACCCAGGGCAATGGTGTCTACGCCGACGTGGCGCCCTGA
- a CDS encoding DUF2917 domain-containing protein, with translation MKTTLLQCEGLIALECAAGSELICISGLLWVTQDQSDLIVHPGERCRLHGGGKTLIQAMRTSHFEIVTAQRWWQRMATAIVGPAAASKPATTATAPRTLPAAVCCQATTTVGS, from the coding sequence ATGAAAACCACCTTGTTGCAGTGTGAAGGGCTGATCGCATTGGAATGCGCCGCAGGCAGCGAGCTGATCTGTATCAGCGGCCTGCTGTGGGTCACCCAGGACCAAAGCGACCTGATCGTCCATCCCGGCGAGCGTTGCCGGCTGCACGGCGGCGGCAAGACACTGATCCAGGCAATGCGCACCAGCCATTTCGAGATTGTCACTGCGCAACGCTGGTGGCAGCGGATGGCGACAGCCATCGTGGGACCAGCGGCGGCAAGCAAGCCGGCAACGACCGCGACAGCACCGCGCACCCTGCCTGCCGCCGTGTGCTGTCAGGCGACGACCACCGTCGGCAGCTGA
- a CDS encoding aminotransferase-like domain-containing protein, whose translation MNDVRFPAGHRKADTLYHQLAEELAQAIVSGVLQPGEKLPSIRKLSAQRRVSLSTVMEAYRALEDRGLIEARPQSGFYVACAHVLNVPGLTQPPREPSEVVTPPVLWPYQASELKPIRVDFGLAILNPDLYPTQQLQRLLSQVTRHQPRLLADYGKPVGDMELRRHIARRALAWGGQFEADQVLITHGCLEAINLCLRAVTKPGDVVAIESPAYFGLLQMLESFQLKALEIPTHPQTGMSVEALELATRDDRVKACLLLPNFSNPLGCLMPDENKRRLVELLAGRGIPIIEDDLYGEFFHRGERPRPAKAFDRPVEEGGGNVMLCSSFTKMLAPGMRIGWVVAGRWQREIERLKFINTYSTPLVLQQTIARFLENGGYDHHLRRLRRAVAEQVSGAVDAIRRYFPAETRLNVPVGGYVLWVELPAQIDTREVLRDSMAEGINFTPGELFSPSRSYRNCMRICCIETWTTRHEAAIRRLGELVQQRLARAG comes from the coding sequence ATGAACGATGTCCGTTTCCCTGCGGGACACCGCAAAGCCGATACGCTTTATCATCAGTTGGCCGAGGAGCTGGCGCAGGCCATCGTCAGCGGGGTGCTGCAGCCGGGCGAGAAGCTGCCCTCGATCCGTAAATTGTCGGCGCAACGGCGCGTGAGCCTGTCCACAGTGATGGAAGCGTATCGCGCGCTGGAAGACCGCGGTCTGATCGAGGCCCGGCCGCAGAGCGGTTTCTATGTTGCCTGTGCGCACGTCCTGAATGTACCGGGCCTGACCCAGCCGCCGCGCGAGCCGTCCGAGGTGGTCACGCCACCGGTGCTCTGGCCCTATCAGGCCAGTGAACTCAAGCCGATCCGGGTCGATTTCGGCCTGGCGATCCTCAATCCCGATCTGTATCCCACCCAGCAACTGCAGCGCCTGCTGTCGCAGGTGACCCGGCATCAGCCCAGGTTGCTTGCCGACTATGGCAAGCCGGTGGGCGATATGGAGTTGCGTCGGCATATCGCGCGCCGCGCGCTCGCCTGGGGCGGGCAGTTCGAGGCGGATCAGGTATTGATCACGCATGGCTGCCTGGAGGCGATCAACCTGTGCCTGCGGGCGGTGACCAAGCCGGGTGACGTGGTGGCCATCGAATCGCCGGCCTATTTCGGCCTGCTGCAGATGCTGGAGAGCTTCCAGTTGAAGGCACTGGAGATTCCGACCCATCCGCAGACCGGCATGTCGGTCGAGGCGCTTGAGCTTGCGACGCGCGATGACCGGGTCAAGGCGTGTCTGCTGCTGCCCAACTTCTCCAATCCACTGGGTTGCCTGATGCCGGACGAAAACAAGCGGCGTTTGGTGGAGTTGTTGGCCGGCCGCGGCATTCCGATCATCGAGGATGATCTTTACGGCGAGTTCTTCCACCGTGGTGAACGCCCACGGCCTGCCAAGGCGTTCGACCGGCCGGTGGAAGAGGGCGGCGGCAACGTGATGCTGTGCTCGTCGTTCACCAAGATGCTGGCCCCGGGGATGCGGATCGGCTGGGTGGTGGCCGGCCGCTGGCAGCGCGAGATCGAGCGGCTCAAGTTCATCAACACCTACTCCACACCGCTTGTGCTGCAGCAGACCATCGCCCGTTTCCTGGAAAACGGGGGATACGATCACCACTTGCGCCGTTTGCGGCGCGCGGTGGCCGAGCAGGTGAGCGGTGCGGTCGATGCGATCCGCCGCTATTTTCCTGCGGAAACCCGTCTCAACGTACCGGTGGGCGGTTACGTGCTGTGGGTGGAGCTGCCGGCGCAGATCGATACGCGCGAAGTGCTGCGCGATTCGATGGCCGAAGGCATCAACTTCACGCCGGGGGAGCTCTTCAGTCCCAGCCGCAGCTATCGCAACTGCATGCGCATCTGTTGCATCGAGACCTGGACCACCCGCCACGAGGCGGCGATCCGCAGGCTGGGCGAGTTGGTGCAGCAGCGCTTGGCACGTGCCGGTTGA
- the ftsB gene encoding cell division protein FtsB: MRILAIVLALMIMLLQWPLWVGKGSWLRVWQLDQELADKRADNESLRERNAALAAEVLDLKTGTDAIEERARNELGMIRKDEVFFQILDRSKPLAPRPAPAAAVTASAPLSR, from the coding sequence ATGCGTATCCTCGCCATCGTCCTCGCGCTGATGATCATGCTGTTGCAATGGCCCTTGTGGGTCGGCAAGGGCAGTTGGCTGCGCGTATGGCAGCTCGACCAGGAGCTGGCCGACAAGCGTGCCGACAACGAAAGCCTGCGCGAGCGCAATGCGGCGCTGGCTGCCGAAGTGCTGGACTTGAAGACCGGCACCGATGCCATCGAAGAGCGGGCCCGCAACGAGCTGGGCATGATCCGCAAGGACGAGGTGTTCTTCCAGATCCTGGATCGCAGCAAGCCTCTGGCTCCAAGACCGGCCCCCGCCGCTGCCGTGACCGCATCGGCGCCGCTTTCCCGCTGA